In the Pogona vitticeps strain Pit_001003342236 chromosome 2, PviZW2.1, whole genome shotgun sequence genome, aatttcGGACttaatgaggtctgaatctctgtcctcaaaagggggagggggatttttctctctctttttctcatctctttttctgttttttaaatcttatattgtattttgtttgtagttggtagatttatatgttcaaattaaaatttaaaaataaagcatataGATATAGCAAAAAAAGCATTTgtgtcttaaaaacaaaaacacagagacaaCATTCAGTTCAAAtgcctctgtcagcctccctcaacaggtcatcacacagggcgaccaatgccgtctctgttccatggcgcggcctgaagcccgattggaatggatccagggcatctgtgtcatccaggaatgcctgaagctgatcggccaccaccctctcgactaccttgcttaagaaagaaacattggcgacgggcctataattgccaatttcatccgccgccaaactaggtttctttcttatgggcctaatgagtgtatccttgagggcagagggaaatctgccctcaaggaaagacccattaattattacagtagcccattccgttgttgaaggcctggctgccttgattagccaggccgggcaagggtccaaagaggaggtggaggcatggcagcgatcaagcgtcctggccacagtgtcaggcgaaacaggctgaaaggagtcaaaaatcactggacaagacggagcgctggacatctcagctcgactcactgtattcaaaaaaggggagaggtcccggcggatggcctccactttagattttaaaaatgctgcaaattggtccggtgtaaaactagggggaggcctatcacccgggccaattccggatagctcatgtactatacggaataattccgcctgctgattagacgcctcgcttatccggttagcaaagtatgttcgactggcagcctttaccttggcctggtaaaggttagtagcgaccttaacagctatgcgattaaaaaccgtcgggtcctttctccatttgcgctctagctgtctcctgacccgcttcgacgtccggagatcctggttaaactagggcgccgggcgatctctgcggctgagagggcgtttaggcgcgatcgtgtctacggcactagccgcggctgtgaaccaggcgtcgagcagagcctcgacaggagcgccagccaggtcagccgtaacccctctcatggcatcctggaatccaatcggatccagtagccttcgagggcggaccataacaataggtccctgctccctgcgaggggggagagccatcttgatggtacactttattaggtggtgatctgaccatgacaaggggaccgacttgaggtcagtcaccatcggaccactctcactcccattggtggaaaagaccaggtctaatgtgcGGCCGCCCACGtctgtagggccgttgacatgctgggacatgttcaagaaggccatggtctccaagaactcaagagctggtccggacgtttctgcccccgcatgcacgttgaagtcccccaggactagtagcctcggggaacccagcagtgccgcggagacaaagtccaccagctccggtagggaaatggctgggtcgcggggagcacggtaacccagcaagatcccaataccgtccctcgccccaatccacacgtggagagcctcaagacccggctttaccaccgaggagcacctaactacctccaaggtggacttataggggatggctactccccctccccgtccctccagtctactactggtctagtatgaccagataggcgggatagaaataaaataaataaataaataaataaataaatttcaaatccTGCAAGGTTTAGAAACGCACACAGCAGATTGTCTCAAAAAGCATTGTTACCACTTTTGCTTAAGACTCTCCATGAATTCACCTGGAGGACAAGAGAAGACCCCAACAtcgttttgatttgttttgtactCTTGTTCCTTTGCAAAGGATTGTTGAGTCAACCAGGGTGGGCAATGAATGCCCTCCACATGCTTcaggattacaattcccataatccctgtGATAACATGGGTTATATAAGGCAGaaggtaatttctaaatgggatttgtagtcatggaattagcTAGAAAGAATCCATCTTGAgtctgtgtacagtggtgtctcgcttaacgagcgcaccgtataacgatgaaatcgcatagcgatccgttttttcggatcgctaatgcgatcgcacaacgtttttcttatggggcacaattcgctttgcgaagaccggtaagcatttcgcttaccgatcttcgcaaaacgacccccgccgatcagctgttcggcggccaaaatggccgccggaagccgggaaatggcctaaaatggccgcgcgcagcgttttcgcaccctcgttaagcgaggcgagggcgcgaaaatggctgccggccatcctgaagcttcgttgaacggtgagtatttggcctatttggaacgtattaaacgatgtttaatgcgttccaatggaaatcgctgccccgttcagcgatgcttcagcatagcgaaggttaatccggaacggattaacctcgctatgcgaggcaccactgtacttatactGGAAGTTTCCGGATGCAGTTTTCTTCACAAACGCTAGCATCTTTATCTGGTAACCAGGAGACGGAGGCCTAGCATAGAGACTAAACATTCCAACACAAATATGTAAATAGCACCTGGGTTCcatgagaaagaggaggggagagagactactttttcttcttcctgattgGCTGTCGACgggggagaagcagaaggaaggtTTTCTAGCACGGAGAGAAATGGAGAATGGCTGACTTAGAGAAAGAACTTTAGCAGCATGGATTTCTACTAAGGACTTTTATCATCATGGATTCCTACTGGAAACTTTAACATCATGGACTTTTGCCTTTTGGATTTCGAAGAGGACTGGTATAGTTTTTATGGACTATGAATTCTTagatggactttggagttcccgaAATTCGTTAGAATGTAGTTTTTAAAGTAGCTAGAGGGGAAGCTATGTCTTTCCTAATTTTCTCTTAGAtagtaattttgttgttttatttttctagctggagtttttaaaatttctaactggttagttatggaaatgttcctgattgctttgcttttgtataaactgaattcttttaaatctttatttttctaataaaacaaatataccaaAGATCCGGTGTTTGATGTCTTGAACAGACACAACCTGCTACCATTACTTAATTTGGTTCTATTAGGCCACGGAactaagctaccttgagtccaatatgcagaatgcggtggccagactccttgctggagtgagaaaataccaacatatctctcctactctggccatgctgcactggatgcccatccgtttccgcattgacttcaaagtgttaatgcttacatataaagccctaaatggtttaggacctcgatatttggcggaacgcttactcccaactagttctacccgtgtcacccgcgtgaaccaggaggtgagactgaggagcctgacgccgagggaggcccggaaagaaagaactagaaaccgggccttctcggcggtggctcctcgcctctggaataacctacctccggagatttgcgctgcaccttcgctgggtacttttaagaaccaactaaaaacgtggatgtatacgcaggccttcccttccaattaattcctgtcctctttccttttttttctctttatttgatttattttgtatttttcccatcttgcagaatcatttaattaattaatttgttataaatttttcttgaacttgttatgatttatgttgtaagctgcccagagtgctcgaaatgactagataggcagggtataaatacaatcaatcaatcaatcaatcaatcaatcaatcaataaatacgacgacgacgatgatgacgacgacgacgacgacaacaacaacaacaacaacaacaacaacaataataataataataataataataataatattttcttgAGTACGGGGAGATCTTAATGTCTCTGAGACTCAGGATTATATTTTGGttctcaatgatttttaaataggGATAGACTTGGCGAAAGAGTGTAGTGGGGCGGCCTGAGATGGAACAGGGACTCATTTAATCTCACTTAGGAGCACACTaactctggaacctctctattccgagCAATCTAATTCTTTTCGGAAAACGGATTCGCTTACAATCCCCACAGTGGGCCACACTGCCTAGGGCCATGTAGGCCACCAGTAGCCAACCATGAAGTTGGTGGACCAGGAGAATAGCAATATAAGACCTACCTTTATGATATTCCTGGAGTTGATCTcactttccccttctctctctctctctctactctttCCTAACAGGCTGCTCCCCATCCATTTTCTCATGGGCAGGAACCTCGGGATCACCACCGCTCAGGCTTTTATCACTTCTATCCTCCACACGGATCATGTAATGCCTCTGAAATTCAAATCTGGATCTGAAGTTATTCCCACCGTCAACGCACAGAAATGGCTTCACTcccgtgtggattctctgatgcgAAATGAGGCTGGAGTTCCGGTTAAAGCTTTTCCAACAATTCGTACAGCTGTACGGCTTCTCCCTCGTGTGGATCTTCTGGTGCCTGGTCAGCCCCCTGCTGTCGCAGAAACTTTTCCCACAGCTAGAACAAGTGTACGGGTTACTGGCAGTGTGGACTCTTTCGTGCTGAACTAGTCTCATGTTGGAATAGTAGCGCTTCCCGCACTCTGCGCACTCAGGGTTTTGCCCCCATGTGGGTTTTCCGATGCATAATGAGGTTGGAGTTCCAGCGGAAGCCCTTCCCACACTCCGAACACGTGTAGGGCCTGGTTCCTATCTCCAGCTGGTGTACTATGGAGTGCCTAAGTAGGTGAGATTTCTCCCGGAAGCTTTTTCCACAGTCTAGACACTGGTAGGGTTTCTCCcttgtgtggattctctgatgatTCGTGAGGCCCGAACTTTGACGGAAACATTTGCCACAGTCcaagcatttgtacggtttctctcctgtatggatccTCTGATGATTTGTGAGGCTCCAACTTTGGcggaaacatttcccacagtccaagcatttatatggtttgtctcctgtgtggatcctctgatGATTTGTGAGTCCCCAACTTTGGCGGAAACATctcccacactccaagcatttgtatggtttctgtcctgtgtggatcctctggtgtcGGATGAGGCTGGTGCTAtaattgaagctctttccacagtccAAGCATTTATACGGCAAGCTTGCATTGTGAGTCGCCTGAGGCTGAATGATCTCCGAGTGGTTcgggaagttatcattgcccacCTTCTCATGAACCTCTCGGTTCATCGTGTGGATTCCCTGTGGGCTTGAGGTTTTACCAAGAGACTCGCTGCCTTCACCATGAATGTCGTTTCCTCCTTTCTCCACTGGAGACCTTCTCTGAGGTTGACCAGATCCCTGCCGATATTGAGAAGGTTTTTCTGGGTCACCATTTTGGGAGACCTCCTCTTCTGGGCTCTCCATTGCTCCTTCATCAGCACTTTCTGGCTGGTCCCTCGCATTTGCACTCAGCAAATCTTCATCTGTGGAAAGAGAAGGACAAGAAGAGAATGAAGGTGACCCTTCCAAGTGCCTGGAAGTGGCTTATgttcacccagtgagtttcttaACTGGATGGAAGTGTGAATAATATGATCCTGCTCAGATATTAAGATCAGAggaggaggccttcctctcagttctgccaccttcacaggtgcatttggtagagggtacaggagaaggccttctttgttgctgattccagactttggaactccctccccctGGAGGCCAaggtggccccatctttgcatTCCTTCCGCaagtttaataatatttttaatatttatttaaaatatttgactaACTTACTggtgttttgcttttaatgttttattaatgatgtaagctgccttaggtcctttttaaaaggaggaaatatttcaaataaattaaattcttGTTTCGAAAGATATAATTCTGTACTATAAGCAGGGGTTGGTGGCTTCTAGAATCACCTGCGCGCCGCCTATCTCCAAGATAGGGGTCTTTAAAAAGGATTTCACTGAAAAAGTCCCCTCCAGCACTTTAGTGGTATGATCTACCTTTCTCACCCCCAACACCTAGCAAAGATCAATAAAGATAACTGCAGTCCTGCGGGACGTTCAGACCAACAGATCTCACTTCAGAGGgaaaacacacaaatatacaaAGCATCAAAGTATTTGGAATATTGGCAATCCTTACCCACAGAGGTGGAAACTCCCTCGCCAGCCTCATAGTCAACCCGATCCTGCTCACAGTCTAAGGAAGCCTCTTTTGCCTCAGAGAGATGTAACCCTTCCACCAGGACCtgaaatggaaaccaagcctttatGCGACACAGGGAGAGACGGAAAATGAAAAGCACTAAAGAAACCATACTTTTTTCCTACCAATATATATAATGAATATAGAACTGCTtctagctgcctggatagctccgtggtttagggaactggctgtggagccagaggttagaagttcaattccccactgggcctcctgggagaagagccagcctgtgtagcctgtgtagccttgggccagctgcacagtcccagaaattcccccaggagaagagaatgggaaTCCACTGCTCAGTATTCTCtgtctagaaaatcctgaaaaagaatAATTCTTGTTGTTGCTACGGTTCCTACAAAAAGTAGTTGAGGAGGCTGGGTTTGTTTAATTACCAGAAGAGAAGACTTAGAGGTGATATGAGAGCTCTCTTTGGATATGTAAAGGACTCTGACACCAGGGGATGGAGGAAATACGTCTTCTgttatcaggcaaaaagaaaagaaaaataaaagataaaagaagacaaaaacgttgggACACCTTCATGCTTTTATGGATtaagacataagagtgggactccATGGCAAATATTTAGACATTGAAACATGGACCGAAAACAAAGAGATTGTTTTGTTTACTGGGCATAAGCTGCCGATAGTGCTGCATTTCACACTAGGCAATGATCTTTCAAGATCTCAGTTGATATTCAGGTCTGTTCCCCAGAAGCACTGTTCCATAAACAATGACAATAACtagtaactactgtatttttccgtatataagactatagttgctgtttagttgtttagtcgtgtccgactcttcgtgaccccatggaccagagcacgccaggccctcttatcttccactgcctcccggagttgggtcaaattcatgttgctcgcttcgatgacactgtccagccatctcgtcctctgtcctccccttcttctcttgccgtcacactttcccaacatcagagtcttttccaaggagtctttcttctcatgagatggccaaagtattggagcctcagcccaagaaagtaaaatctgtcactacctccatatcttccccttctatttgccaggaggttatgggaccagtggccatgatcttagttttatgtTGCCTTCAGACTGTTTttagcactctcctctttcaccctcattacagggttccttaattcctcctcactttctgccatcagagtggtatcatcttcctatcagaggttgttgatatttcttccggcaatcttaattctggcttgggtttcctccagtccggccttccgcatgatgtattccgcatataagttcaataagcagagggacaatatacagccttgtcgtacccctttcccaattttgaaccaat is a window encoding:
- the LOC144587454 gene encoding LOW QUALITY PROTEIN: uncharacterized protein LOC144587454 (The sequence of the model RefSeq protein was modified relative to this genomic sequence to represent the inferred CDS: inserted 2 bases in 1 codon): MAAEQGMQALVVFQCPAATERNVKHEVKMEEEEQFGAVDAESPEDEGNIRECLSRWPGQQVQPEPGERLLRQWEDQWQGFLETVESPSSSQGERPGLPDASAPWGDAQAFLTSFEQVAEACLWPKEEWAARLRPALRGEAGQAFVRLEARDREDYGKVKAALLRREALRREKTRQHFRSFGYREAEGPRAVHGRLRELCRGWLKVEKHTKEQILEELVLEQFLAVLPPEVQTWVRGHGPETGAQAVALAEDFLGRPCKSERLEQHVLVEGLHLSEAKEASLDCEQDRVDYEAGEGVSTSVDEDLLSANARDQPESADEGAMESPEEEVSQNGDPEKPSQYRQGSGQPQRRSPVEKGGNDIHGEGSESLGKTSSPQGIHTMNREVHEKVGNDNFPNHSEIIQPQATHNASLPYKCLDCGKSFNYSTSLIRHQRIHTGQKPYKCLECGRCFRQSWGLTNHQRIHTGDKPYKCLDCGKCFRQSWSLTNHQRIHTGEKPYKCLDCGKCFRQSSGLTNHQRIHTREKPYQCLDCGKSFREKSHLLRHSIVHQLEIGTRPYTCSECGKGFRWNSNLIMHRKTHMGAKPXECAECGKRYYSNMRLVQHERVHTASNPYTCSSCGKSFCDSRGLTRHQKIHTREKPYSCTNCWKSFNRNSSLISHQRIHTGVKPFLCVDGGNNFRSRFEFQRHYMIRVEDRSDKSLSGGDPEVPAHEKMDGEQPVRKE